In the Balaenoptera ricei isolate mBalRic1 chromosome 1, mBalRic1.hap2, whole genome shotgun sequence genome, tgcctttttatggctgggtgaCGTTCCATTGCATGGACACACCAGTTTTGTGTATCTGCTCCTCCGTCGACGGACAGCTGTGCTGGTTCCGCATTTGACTGTTGTGAGCTGTGCCGCTGTGAACACACGTGTACATGTATTTGTTTGAATGTGTGTTTTCTGACACATGCCTTTTAAAAGTGGACTTCATTGCCAACGTTTTAAAGATCAGGAGATTTACATAAGAATCTAAATTCTCTTGGAAAACCAGccttttcccaggctgcatgGTCATTGGGGACGCCTAGAGGCCGTCCCCAGGGGCAGACCAGGGGGCTCAGGCTGGACCTGCCTTATTGGCCCCCGGCTTAGCCAGCCAGCTGTTCTGAAGGACGAGGAAAGTGAATGAAATCCGGTTCTTGATCCCTGAGGAAAGACTCACAGATATCTGTAAAGTGGCCGCAGTTTCCAGTTTCCACCCAAATGCCAGCAGCTTGCCGGCAAGACCAGAGGCAGCCTGCCCCGCCCCGTGAGGGGGCCGTACTGGCTGGGTGCAGGGGCGTCTCTGCCATGTTGGGCCAGAGAGACGCCGGCTGCCGGGGGCTGGCCTCATCCTGGGGACCCACCAGTGTGTTGTCTGGGCAGAATCACCTCCACGGTGGCCTGCGACATGGACCTGGCCAAGTACCCCATGGACGAGCAGGAGTGCATGCTGCACCTGGAGAGCTGTGAGTGCGGGCTGGCGCGGGGGCAGGGAGGCACGGGGGGCAGAAACAGACGGAAGAGAAGGGGCCGGAAGGCCCGAGCAGCCTGGCCCTCCTGCTGCGGGTCAGCACCCTGCCCAGGACAGCCGGCCCTGGAGCCCAGACAAGACGTGTGCCTGTGTCACTGGGCCAGCATGGCGGCCCCTGCGGGTCACCCTGCCAAGGGTGACCTGCCCTTTGGCCAGCTCATCTGGCCTTGCCCACCTTTGCGAGGTGCCAGGCGTGGTCCCAGGCCTCCTTGCTCCCTGCCTCTGTGTATCGGGCTCCCAGCACAGGCAGGGCAGTCCTGCGGGGGCTgccgggggctggggagggggcgccaGGCTCTGCGGCCCATGTGGGCTCTCCTGCAGACGGCTACTCGTCCGAGGACATCGTCTACTACTGGTCCGAAAACCAGGGGCAGATCCACGGGCTGGACAGGCTGCAGCTGGCCCAGTTCACCATCACCAGCTACCGCTTCACCACGGAGCTGATGAACTTCAAATCGGGTAACGCGGCCTCTCGTGGCCTCTTCCTTGTGAGCCCCGCTGGTGGTTTTCTAGTGCTTTCCGCAGAGCCACTAGCCGGCCCTGAGGGCCCCCGGAGGATACAACTGGAAAACCGCTGGTCGGCGCAGGCTGTGCCTGGCCGAGCCGCTCGGGACGAGCCCTAGTGCGGGCCCGGATCAGGTTTCCTCCGCCTTACTCCTCGCTTCTTCATTGCTTCCCGGGGTTTGAGGGGTGCCAGGGGGCTCCAGGGCCAAGCCTGTGTCATCTCCTGGCCCCTCCCGCCCCTGCTGCCCGGTCGTCGGAGCCAGCGAGCCCCGGCCGGCTCTTTCCTCGAGCTTGGCGGTGCACAAGCAGGGCAGGAGAGGGGTGCACCGCGCTCTGGGAGGGGCCCACTGGGCCAGCAGCAAGGCCGGcatctttctcctctccctcctctggtgGCCCTGCCGCAGGGCCGGCCCCTCTCCTGACCCATCAGgctgtggggggaggtggggacaaGGGTCTTCCTCTCTTTGGAGGCTGGCAGTGGCCCCAGTTCCCGCTCAGCGCCCCTCTCCCCGAGCACTGCCCTGGGTGGTGGGGCCTGGTGCTAACGGGGGTCTCTGGCAGCCGGCCAGTTCCCCCGGCTCAGCCTGCACATCCACCTCCGGAGGAACCGGGGCGTCTACATCATCCAGTCCTACATGCCCTCCATCCTCCTGGTCGCCATGTCCTGGGTCTCCTTCTGGATTAGCCAGGCAGCAGTGCCCGCCAGGGTGTCTCTAGGTACGGGGCCCTGGCCTCTCCCGCGAGGGAGCTGGTGGAAGGAGGGAGCCTGGGAGCAGGGCCCTAACCCCGTTTGTCCTGAGCACAGGCCTTGCCTTGCAGTCCCTCGGGCCACTGTCCTGGGGCAGTGGCCAGCCAGGCCGGGCCTGGTGAGAGGAGCCTGACCTGCACCCAGGTTGGGGTGGGGTTCCAGCGATGGCACCACCTGTTCCCACCAGGCATCACCACAGTGCTGACCATGACCACACTGATGGTCAGTGCCCGCTCCTCCCTCCCGCGGGCATCGGCCATCAAGGCGCTGGACGTGTACTTCTGGATCTGCTACGTCTTTGTGTTTGCCGCCCTGGTGGAGTATGCCTTCGCCCACTTCAACGCTGACTACCGGAAGAAGCAAAAGGCCAAGGTCAAGGTCAAGGAGCAGAGGGCCGAGGTGAGGCTGGGagtgggtggggcgggggggggcctCTCATGGTCAGGACGAAGGGCAGCGCCCCCGCCCAGCACCAGGAAGGGTCAGCATTGCTGGCGGGGCAGGGGGCACTTTTTCCTGTGCTCAACCTGGGACCCTCTGCCGCCTGCTCTGAGGATAGAGCcgctggcctgggctgggggtcCTGCCCCTCGCTCTCCAGCCActcagcccacccctccccctccccatgcagATGGACGTGAAGAATGCCATCGTGCTCTTCTCCCTTTCGGCCGCGGGCGTCACCCAGGAGCTGGCCGTGTCCCGCCGGCAGTGCCGCGTGCCCAGGAACCTCATGGGTTCCTACAGGTCGGTGGAGGTGGAGACAGAGGAGACGAAGAAGCAGGGGGCCCAGGGGGGCCTCCGTGTGCTTTTCAAGCCCATCGACGCGGACACCATTGACATCTACGCCCGTGCCGTGTTCCCGGCGGCCTTCGCCGCTGTCAACGTCATCTACTGGGCCGCGTACACCATGTGAGGCTGGCTTCGCAGGTCCCATGCCCGGGACCTCCTGGGGGAAGGACCCCCAGGGGCTCTGCGTGTTTCACAGGGGGGAGGACCACGGGCCCCATAAAAGGAGAGGAAGGCCTCAGCCTCGCTCAGCACCCCCAAGCTCTGTCCCCACCCTCACCCGGACCCCTGGTCTGCAGAAGACGGCCCAGCATCTCCTCTCCTTCAGCCCAGCCTCCTGACCCAGGAGCCAGGCAGGCACCGGGCCCCGGGGAGCTTTGCGTCTGACTCGGAAAAGGATCCTGATTCTGGGACTTCGCTCTGTGGGTTTGGaccagggatggggaggaggccGGGCGTGGGAGGTGCTCATCTTCTCGGTGAGAAAGTGGGAAGGCCTTTGGTCCCAGCATGAAATAAAACGGAGCCTTTGGCCGCTGCTTAAATTCACTGTGACCTCCTCTGCTGGAGCCTGGAAGGCTCTCCTCCCACTAGCTCGACGGGCTCAGGACAGAGGGACCTGGGGACCGAGACTTGAGGacagaggggctggggggaggcacGGGGGCTGGAAGAGTCACTCACCACCCCCCCAGTCCCTTGGGTGCACGGCCGGAGGTGCCATCACAGTGCCTTCTGTACGTGGTGATGGGAGAACAGAGACCACCAAGTCCCCATGAacaccccagccccctcccacatCTGCTGCCACCACGGACTCAGGGTGACAGGGTCGCAGCTCTCAGCAAGGGGCCCGGGTCACCCATGCACCAGAGCAGGGCAGGTCCTCACAGTCAGAGGGGACAGAGGCGACTAGAGGGGCAACTGTGCAGCCGAGCTGTCGGCCGCAGGGTTGGGAATGCCAGGCCCAGTGCCCTGCTGTGATCAGGTGGCAGCCAGGCCACGACCCTGCTGGCCCTGAGGTGCCCCCGCAAACCACCTCGAGGGGCGCGTGACGGTGACTTTGTGGGAATCAGAGAGTGTGCCCTGCTGGGCCCCCTGCCCAGGGTGCGCCCTGTCCCCAGGCCACGGCAGCAGGCGCTGGGGACGCTCACCCACTGCAGGGCTTAGCTGGCAGAGTGACCCCTGAGGCCAGGTGGTCCAGCCAGGGCTGCAGGGCCCAGCGGCCCCCCCCACGGGAGCAGCTGTGTCCGAGGCCTGCATCCCGCCCAGGGCTCACACCTCGAGCTCGAAGGCCGCTTACCTCCTGAGGACGCCTCCTTGCATCCGGCTGCCCCTTGGGCCGCTGCTCTAAAGGACTTGGCTGCAGGACCGAGCAGGGAGCGGGGCCTCCGGGCCCCGGAGTGACTGACGTGGGAGCAGCAGAAAGCGGGTGGCCGAGATGCAGCAGAGCCTGGATCTGGGTCGGCCAGGGCCCCAGGCCATGCCTGGCCAGCTCTGACAACGAGGACAGTGACgcctctttctccccttcccagATGGGCGCCCTCTGGCCTGTGTGTCTCCAGCAGCGTCACTGCTCCCTCCTCCTGGAACATGGAGAGTGGCCCGGGGATGGGACGTCCAGGCCCCGGTGGCGTCCTGAAGCTACCGGGCTGGGCCCGAGACTGCCCACAGCACCCCCGCCCCTGGCACCCAGGGTCCTGCCCTAAGGCCTGCCTTCCACCGGGGCCTCTGGCGGATGCGCGGGTAGGTTCAAGGTTCCCGGAACTGCTGTGCTCACCTGGGTCCAGAAGCCAGCGAGCCGACCCTCCTCTGCTGCCAGGACCCTGCCCACCCCGGCGCCCGCCTCTCCCCGCCTTCTTCACGGCTCCCAGGCTGCCCTCCTTCTGCTGCACGTACCCACAGGGAGCTATTTAAAGCTGGGCTTTGTGACTGCCTTGGGCACCCACGCAGCGAGGCCCGCCCGGGCAGGAGCCTTTGCTTGATTCTGCAACGGGCAGTCACTCCCTCTAGCCTGCAGGCTGCTATTTCTGCCCACATGTTTACAGGGCCAGGAAGAGGGACGGGAAGGGCCGATGCTGTTTAAACGCGAGCTCTATTCCGGTGCTGATGACACGAGCAGATTGAAGGCCAGGGCGGATCAAGGTTTGCAGCTGAGAGGAGCTGGCTTGGGCAGGGGTGGCAGCGTTTCCTGAGCCGGGGCACCTGGGCCAGGTGGCCGGGTGGGGAGGTGGCCTGGGCTCTGGATGAGCCTCGTTCCAGCAGGGACGGTCTTTGGGGGCTGGCAGCTTCCTTGTCTGTGGTCTCCTGTGGAGGCCGGGATGCGTGTGCTGCCACGTAGACTCCTAAATGCTTCCCTGAGCCCGGGACAGCTTCTTCCCCAAGGCTGGAGGGGACAGGGCCCCAGCTACCTTCCGTCCCCTGCAGCAGGGGACGGACCAGCactgaccctcccctcccccttcccagcaAGGCAGAAGCCTCACCATGTGCAGCCCACACCTGGGGGCATCGTTTGGGTTCCCTCAAAAGCAGAGCTTGAGACAAGGACCTGGTAGAGGAAGtttatttggggggaaattaGTTTCCTGGGGTGACTGTAACAAAGCGCCACAGACCCTGGGAGGCTTAAAACAACGgaaattcagggaattccctggcggtccagtggttaggactctgcactttcactgctgtggcccgggtttgatccctggttggggaactaagatcccacaagccacacagcacggccaaaaaaaaaaaaagaaaaagaaaaaagaaaaactcatgctcttacagttctggaggccaggagtccaAGATGCAGGTGTGGGCAGGCTGGGCTCCTGGAGGCTCCGACAGCAAGCctgtcccaggcctctccccagttcctggcactgcTGGCAATTCCTGGCTCCCCTCGGCTTGATGGACGCAtcaccccatctctgcctctgtcatcacgtggcttctctctgtgtgtccctccTCTTCTTGTAAAGGCGCCTGTCATCGGATTTGGGGCTCCGTAATCCAgtgtgacttcatcttaactaattatagctgcgaagaccctatttccaaataaggtcacattctgaggttctgggtagacatgaatttggggggacactgtTTAAGCCAGTACAGAGGGTGACACCCCAGACGCAGGAGCAGGGTGTGGGGAgcatggaggagggagggaaagtctaccaggagggagggaaagtcTACAATGGGCCACCAGGTCCCATTCCACTGGGGACCCCTGCAGAGCCCTGGGGAGTGGGCCCCGAatagtccttttttaaaaaaaaattatttatttatttggctgagccggctcttagttgtggcatgcgggatctttagttgctgcgtgcggactcttagttgcggcatatgggatctagttccctgaccagggatcgaatccgggcgccctgcattgagagtgtggagtcttagacactggaccaccagggaagtcccccaaat is a window encoding:
- the GABRD gene encoding gamma-aminobutyric acid receptor subunit delta, coding for MDALAWLLPPLLLLCAQQHRGTRAMNDIGDYVGSNLEISWLPNLDGLIQGYARNFRPGIGGPPVNVALAIEVASIDHISEANMEYTMTVFLHQSWRDSRLSYNHTNETLGLDSRFVDKLWLPDTFIVNAKSAWFHDVTVENKLIRLQPDGVILYSIRITSTVACDMDLAKYPMDEQECMLHLESYGYSSEDIVYYWSENQGQIHGLDRLQLAQFTITSYRFTTELMNFKSAGQFPRLSLHIHLRRNRGVYIIQSYMPSILLVAMSWVSFWISQAAVPARVSLGITTVLTMTTLMVSARSSLPRASAIKALDVYFWICYVFVFAALVEYAFAHFNADYRKKQKAKVKVKEQRAEMDVKNAIVLFSLSAAGVTQELAVSRRQCRVPRNLMGSYRSVEVETEETKKQGAQGGLRVLFKPIDADTIDIYARAVFPAAFAAVNVIYWAAYTM